The sequence CAATCGCCGATTTTACAGTTGCATGAAAAACTGTTCCCGCTTCAGTAACACCGAGATGAAAAGGATAATTGTTCATTGGTCTTAATTTCCGATAGGCTTCAACTGTTCTTTCCACATCAGATGCTTTTAACGAAACTTTTATATCCGTAAAACCTAAATCTTCCAAGTATTTTATGTTGTAATCCGCACTCTCAACCATTCCTTTTGCGGTAACACCATATTTTTGCTCAAACTCTTTTTCAAGACTCCCCGCATTCACTCCTATTCTAATTGGTAAGTTTCGTTCTTGACAAACTTTTACAACTTCCCGAACTCGCTCTTTTGATCCAATATTTCCGGGATTTATACGAATCCCATCTACAAATGGAGCAACTGCAAGTGCTAATTTATGATTAAAATGGATGTCAGCAATTAGTGGAATCGAAGTTTTTTCGCGAATCTCTCTCATTGCCTCCGCATCTTCCATTTCTGGAATCGCAACTCGAACAATATCCGCTCCTGCAAAATGCAATCGATTGATTTGCGAAACTGTATCTTCTACATTTTTTGTTTTTGAAAATGTCATTGATTGAACTGAAATAGGTGCATCTCCGCCTATTTCAACTCCACCAACTGAAATTTTTTTTGTTTGAAATCTCTTTTTGATAGCTTTCTCCTTGGAGATATATCTATTATTCTATCAAATCAACTCTATTAATTTTCTACTCTTGACAAATCATTTTTTTTACTATTAGTAAATTTGTTTTTTATAAAAACTTTTTAATTATTGACATTTTATGCCTTACTCTCGAAATATAATTTCTTACTAAATTAAAAAAGGTTTGTCAGCTTGTCTTTCTTAAATATTTTTGACTTAGCTCAACATTACGGAATTTCAAAACTCGAAACCTCATCGCTCATAAAAGCAAAACGGAGAATTCTTGCTGAAATTGAACTTGATGACGATGAGGTCGAAATTAGAAACCAAACTTTCTCAAAAAGTGATGTTTTAAATCTTTTTTATGAAATTGATAAAAATGAAAATATTTTGAGTTTTCACAAAACAATTTTTCAAAACCAAAATTTAAATACTTTTCTTTACGGAGATTCTTCAACCATTCCAACAAAAGCATTTCACGATCCACTTGGTAGAACAAGCACAGATTTTACAAGTTATATTTCTCCATTTTTTGCAAAACAGTTTGGAAATCTTTACAAAAATGCTTTTGAAGAGGGAAATATTGAAGTTTTAAAATTCAATCCTCCAATTTCTGCACATTTTTTAGAAGATATTTATTCACCAATTCTCAAAAAACTTGAAGATTTAAAAAATGATTTGACTCTCTCAAATGTCGAAAGCAAAATTAACAATTCTGTAATTGAAAAACTGAATGCACTTCCACAATATTTTATGAAAAGTCGGAGTGATATTGCTTTGAGAGTTCGTTCTCTTTCAGTTGATGCTTGGAACAAAAAAGAGGATTTAGACCTTGCTTTCAAAATTCTTGATTTAGCTTTTAAACTTGATGTAAATTCTTCAACAAAACAGAAACTCGATGAAGACGAAAAAGGTTTAAAAGATTTAGAGCAAAAACAGAAAGAAAATGAGAAATTAGAAGGTTTTATAGAACTTATGAATAAAGCAGAAGAGATAAAAAAATATTCTGCAAATCCTTCTCAAATTTATAATTCTTTAGCTCCAAAAATCTTAAAAATTGATCTTTCCAAAGCAAAAGAGTTTTTACAAATTATGCTTATCGAAGATGCAAAACAAAAGGCTCATTCGAGAACTGATTATCAAAACCTACAAATAATCCTAAATATTGAAAAAATGGATAATGATTTTGTCAAAAATTCAATTGTTGAACATTTAGAAAAAATGGCAGAAAGTTGTCGAAATGTCCATTCTCAATATTCAATTGCTGAAAAGTTTGATGATTTAGCATACGAATTTAAAAATGGGTACAAAAGAGTTAGAAGCAAACCAAAACCGAAAGCAGAACCAATTTCATCTTATGAGAATTCTTCTATTGCAAGTAGTGATGCATGGAGTAGGAGCTTTTTGGGGTTGGGTAATCTTTATAGGTTTTATTTTATTTGTATCTAGTTTAGGAAAATAGAGAATGCGATTTTCTTCTTTTGAAAAAAAAGCAATTCTAAAAAGTGCTGATGAGGTCTTTGGAAAATGTGAAGTTTTCCTTTTTGGTAGTCGGATTGATGAAAAAAAACTTGGTGGGGATATTGATCTCTATATAGAAGTTTTGAACAAAGAGAACCTCTTTAAAAAGAAGATGAAATTTCTTGCCAAACTCTCCATGACTTTAGAGGAACAGAAGATTGATATTATTTTTAATGAAGATAAAAATCGTTTAATTGAACAGGAGGCTATGAAATGGGGAGAGCAAATATTGATTTAGAGAGAGTTCAGCACAATCTCAAAGAGGGATTTATCCATCTGAAAAGAGTCAATGAAGCAATTGAGGAGATTGAGAAAAAATATAGTTTTCCAATTTCGTCAAAAGAGTTTCAAAAAATTTTAGAAAATCGAGTTGATTTAGCTTTTAGCGACCAAATTATTTACCGTTTTTCAAAATTACAAGACTTTATTGGTGCAAAACTTTTTAAATCTTTTTTACTTTATCAGGGTGAAAATGTAGATAAACCGTTCCGAGACATTTTGAACCGATTTGAAAAAATTGAAATTTTAAATGTTGAAGAGTGGTTTGAAGTCCGTCATTTGAGAAACGAAATTGCACACAATTACGAAAGTAACGAAAGTGTTGCAATTGAGATTTTAAATGGAATTTTTGAAACTCGAAAAAACCTACAAAGAATCTTAGAAAGAATCCAAAGTCTCACAATGGAGTGAGACTCTAAATTATTTCGCCTAAAAAGTATCTTTTCCTCTAGCTTTCTCAAAATCTATCCAAAAATTCTCTTTTTCGACTTTTACAAGTCCAAAGCCTTTCATTGTTTGACTCCCAAAACCCGTGTTTAAAAGTAAATTTATCATCTCGTTATCCGCACTCAATTTATATTTTGCAGACCAAGTGAAATATGGTTTTCTGTTGTAAAAAAGTTTTGTTCTATTTTCACTCTGTTTTAAAACTTCCAAATTCCAATCACCTAAATACTCTTTTTGTATGAGTGTTTCAAATTTCTGGATACTTTGTCTTTTTAGATTTTCTTGAAACTTCTCATTTTTTGGTTCTAAAAAAATCTTTTTTCCTTTTTCATCTTTTAATGTTAGAAGAACATCTCCCCAAAAGATAATATCATCGCTTTTCCACTCTCTTCTTCTTGTATCTACTGTCTCATTTTTTAATCGAATTGTTCCCAATTCCAATCCGTGCCTAAAAATATGATCGATAAACCTCTCTTCAGTTTCAGGAATTAGAGAAGCAAAAAGAATTTTTATCTCTTTTGAGTCTTTTGGATAATCAATCTTAAAAACAGAAGACTTGAAAACTTTTCCCGATTCGTGTCGAAATCCATCATGCTCATAAGGTGCAACATGTTTAAAAATAAATCCTTGAAAAAGTCTTGAAATTACATCAAAAACAGGTAAATTTGCAGTTGTTTCAGCTCGATAAATCACCATTTAAATTATCCTAAAAAAATTCTTGTATAACATCTTCGTTCGGTTCTCGATTCAGAGCATTTTTAATTTTATGACTAAATTGTTCTTTCAATAAATCTATAACTTCATTCTGATTTTCACATTTAAAATAGTAATGTTGATTTGAGAGAACCTCATCGCTATTATCACCAAGAAGAATTTCTGTATTTATTAAAAGGTATAATGATTTCCGAATATCTTTTTCATCCTCTTCATTTCCAGCAAAAATGGACATATCTTCTAGCAAATCTTCAAAATGAATATCCCGATATGTTTCTCTTCTTTCCACCATTTTTCTAATAATTGATGTCAGAATCTCCAAACTTTCTGGAATTCTTAAATTCGGTTTTCCACTTGAAAGAATTGATTTGTAAGTTTCAAAACTATCTATTTCAGGGAATTCAGTCAATTCTGAAACAGGATTAAAACCACGAACTATCGGAAAACCTTTTTTTAATAATCTATAATCACTAGGCTCTTTTAAAATCAATTTCATATCTGTATCAAGAACAACATAACGAATAAAATCTACAAATTTTCCAAATCCAAATTTGTGATATGAAAAATCCAAAATTCCAAAATTTAAGGCAGTCTTAAAAGTTGAAATATTTATCCCTTTTGAATCATCAAATTTTAAAAAAATCCTAATTATATTTTTTGCCTGTTCAATCTCTTCGGAATCTGTGCCTGAGATTTGAGATATTTTCTTTGCAAGTGTCTGTAATCTAGGGTCTTGTTGAAACTGTATTTTTAAATTATCTTCTAACTCGACACCTTTCATTGATTTAATCTCTTTCTCTTTTTTTGGTTCAATGCTGTCCATCACAATAAAATGATCACAAACTTTCTCAAAAATAATACTTGAAGCATCCCGAAATGAGACACCAACAACAGATTTTCCGTACTCTTTTAATTTTTTAGCAATTGAAGAGAATCCTCCATCTCCAGAAACAATCACAAAAGTTGTTATAAAACTTTTTTGAAAGAGTATCTCCATAACATCAACAACAAGTTGAATATCAGAAGCATTTTTTGTTGCACCTTTAGAGAATCCAAACATCTGTATCGGCTCAATTCCCAAGTCGGAAATATCCCACCGCAACTTATTTAGTTTCTGATTACTCCAATCGGCATAAGCTTTTTGAACTGCTATGCCTCCATTTATATCAGCGGAAATCTTTTTTGAAATATCTTTCAAAGAGAGTTCATTGATAGAACTCATACTGTATCCACCAACTAAATTTTCTATGTCAAAGAAAATAGCTACATTTTTCAAAAAAATCCTTTTTGATTGAGATACTGTCAATAAATCCGCCCTAAAAGCGACCTGTTAGTAGGTATTTTGTTTATATTTCTCTCTAACCCCACCGTGTTAGCATTATACAAAAAATTTAGAAAGGAGAGGCGACTTCCTCAGCGGAGAGGGTTATGGAAGGAGATTGCGAAGCCATTTGTTAAGGTTTTAAAAATTGAATAAAAAATACTCCAAAAATTCCTAAAATTATAGAAACTACAAATGCAACAACAATTATTAAACCCCGTTTCGGTTTTGTCTTATCTTTTATAAAAGCAATTTTACTATCTGTAATTTTTTTGAGAAGATAGAACTCATTTGCATTTGCTGAAACTCGTTTTTCAATAAGAGACGAAATGACTTTTGTTAAGCTTTTTTGTAATTCCAAATTGTCGGTATTTTGCAACTCTTTTTCATAAAACTGCACTTTTGAGTCAATATCTTTCATGTCGATTTCTCGGAGTCGTTTTGTGGATTCTGTTAAAACTAAATCAACAAGCTCTTTTGCAAAAAAACGGTCTCTATTTGTTCCTGAAAAAGTTATAACTCCACTCTTTTTATCTTCGGAAACAGAAATAATTCCTGAAAAACTTTTAATTGCATTGTAAATTCGTTCCTCTTGTGAAAGTTCAGAAACATCATTCTCAATTTTAAAATCTAAACCGAGAGCAAAAACAAGATTTTGTGGATTCTCGATTTTTTCTAAAAGATTGTTTTCAGAAATCAGTTTTTCAAGAAAAATTTCATCACTCAAAATTGTTGAAATTTGAGAAAAAATAGAGATTTCCCCTCCACCAATATCAACTCCTGCAAATCCTGCTAAAGCACCAATTCCGCCAATTGAGGCACTCTGTTCTTGTGGAATCAAAACTATCGATGAGGTGTAGCTGTTTGGAGTTCTCAACATAAAAAAAAGTGTAAGAGATGTAACAAGGAATGAAAAAATCATAATTTTCCATTTGTTATTCCAAATTGTCGAAAAAAGTTCTCTTAAATCGATTTCATCTTCTTCTAATTCTCGAGGTCTATGTTCCATTTTTTCCATGCTTAAATTTATTTTAAATGTAAGAATAACAAAATTTGAAAGCTATTTTTTCGTTAAAATATTAAAAAAAGGAAAAAATGTTTTTAAAAATATTTTTAGCGGGATTTTTGACAATCTCTTTTGCAATTGCTGACGACGATTTTAAAGGTTGCGGTGAAGATGAAGATAAGGCACGAAAAGAGTTAAGTAGTGCAATTCATGTTACTGTCAAATCAGGATTTCAAAAATTTGCTTCAACAATCGGAGACAAAATTGGAATTGATGAGACAAAATTTTTCTCAAATCAGGAGACAAATTTAGAACTTTCTGGATTAGAAAGAAGTGAAGAAGATGGAAAAATCTGTTTTTCAATTTCAAAAGAGAAACTACGAGAAAATGCTGAAACAATTTTTACAGAAATCTCAAACTCAAATAATTCTACGGAAATAGTTGAAAAAGCGAAACGGGGAATTGCAATTGCAAAAGCCCTTGGTGATAATGACCTCATCGAAAAATTTTCTCAAAAAATAAATAGTGCAGAAGAGGAATCTTCATTTTTATCTTTTTCTCAAATCAAAGCACAAATCCAAAATTTTGCTATGCCTGAAGACGAAAAAGAAGCTTTTGAGAAATTATCTAAAATGATTTCTGATATTGGAAACAAAATTACAAATTCGGATGATCCAGAACAGATCGCTTTTTTGGAAGAGACAAAGAGTAAATTCCAAACTCTGCTCGGAAAACTTAAATTACAAAGTGTGATTTTTCACATTGAGGGCGGACGAAACTTAAAAATTTTTATTGATTCAAATGGGGATGCTTTTGGAACTGGTGAAAAAATTTCTCTCCAAACAGGAACTCACAATTACACAATCGAGGGTGAAGATATTTGTCCAATTACAGGAGAATTTTCTTTAAAAGAGTTGGAAAATATTGAAATTGCGAACATCGATTTAAAAGAACACATTTTGCCACAAATCAGTTTTTCAAGTAATAAATCTGAAAATATCGATTTGAAATTGGACGGGAAAGATATTGCTCTTGTCAAAAAACATAAACTAAAAAAATGCGAAGGCACGATTTTATATTCCACAACTTTTAACGATGGTGAATTTCAAGATGTTGAAAATGGAGAAATCGATTTAAAATCGGGACTTGACAAAGATATTTTCCTGAAATTTATTTCAACTGGCGAATTGAAAGCGATTAAAAACGAGATGAAATCTTATGTTGATGGCGACCGACTTGAATTTTTAGTTTCATACAGTTCTACAAGTGATAGCGACACTTACAACGGCGACGACAATTTAGAAGTTACAAATTTTGAGATAAATCACATGACTCAAAAGCGACTTTTCCGATACGGTTACGGTTTTATGATTGGAGTTGATGATTTTGATAAGCCAACAACTCGAAATTATGAACTCTATTACAGTTTTGCGATGCATTTTGCGACAATTGGAAAAAGTGAAATGCCTCTACAAATTGCAAAAAGCATAAGTTTTATTCCATATTTTGGTGCAAAAGTTGGTCTTGCATATCATGAATATCATAAAAATGGCGAAACAAAATATGTGTTTCCGACAAAAGAAGATTTAGAAGATACTGAAAGCAAAACAGCGGATGACTGGAAATTTTCTCGAGACACACTTCTATTCAAACCGTATATTGGAATCGATTTTGTTTTAAGTAAAGGTTTTGCACTCAAAGTTTTTGCCGAACAATCAATTTATCAAGACAAACGATTCCATATCGGAACTGGTTTAAGTGTCGAGTTTTAGATGATTCAAATTCATCAAAGTAGTTGCACCAGAACACTTTCAAAATTTTCAGAGTGTTCAAAATGTGTTGAAAGTTGTCCAAAAGAAGCTATCGAATTACAAAATGGGATTCCAAAAATTTCTCAAACAAAATGTATTGAGTGTGGAGCATGTATTGGAGTTTGTCCGACTGATGCAATTGAACTTGATAAGTTTTCTTCGATTGAAACAATTTTTAGCTTTTTAGAAAGTGGTGAAAATCGGTTGGATTGTCAAAAAAATATTCCATGTTTGGCTTCTTTTTCATCTCAAAACTTGGTTTCACTCTCTCTGCTGTCAAAAAAAGATATTGAGCTAGATTTTTCGCATTGTCAAAATTGTGAAATTTTTAGCGGAGTTCAGAAGCAGATAGTCGATTCTTTTGAAGAGACAAATTTTCTTTTAGAAGCTTTTTATACACCTCATCGCTTAAAAGCAGTTTCTGGAGAGAGTCAAAAAGTATCTCAAATCTCAAGTGAAAAACGAGCTTTACTTAAAGGTTCAGTTTTCTCTTCTCGTTTCGATGAGGTCAGCAATGAAGATTCTCAAAAAATCCGAAATCGTGAAATTCCAAAAAGTCGAAAACTCTTCCTTTTTGCAACTCGCGAATTGGAAAAAGAGAATCCAAATATTTTATCAAGTGAAGATTTGTCTTTTCTTTCTCAAAAAACAGTTTCAGACTCATGCACAAATTGTCAAATCTGCTACCGAATTTGTCCGACTCATGCTTTGCAAAGCGACTACAAAAACTCATTTATCGATTTTTCCGCAAACTTGTGTTTAAAATGCGGACTTTGTCATGATGTTTGTGAAGTTGATTCGATTCAAATCCGTAAAACTTTCTCTATTTCAGATTTTCTAAATTCTAAAACTGAAAAAATTGCAGAATTTGATGTTGGAAAATGTCGTGAATGCGGAAACTTTTTTACTAAAAAAGATGGAAATGAACTCTGCTACCGATGTGAAATTGAAGAGCGAGAAGCTCATGAACTTTGGGGTTTTTAAGGAACTTAAATTATGAAAAAGCTACTCCTACTATTTGTTCCTATTGTACTTTTTGCAATTCGTCCAATAAATATTTATCAAATTGGTGAAAAAGAGAACGGATTTTACGGGGATATAGATTTAGCAGTTACAACTACTCATGGGAACAGTGAGACGGAAAGTTATTCTGT is a genomic window of Thiovulum sp. ES containing:
- a CDS encoding 1-hydroxy-2-methyl-2-(E)-butenyl 4-diphosphate synthase (PFAM: GcpE protein~TIGRFAM: 1-hydroxy-2-methyl-2-(E)-butenyl 4-diphosphate synthase): MTFSKTKNVEDTVSQINRLHFAGADIVRVAIPEMEDAEAMREIREKTSIPLIADIHFNHKLALAVAPFVDGIRINPGNIGSKERVREVVKVCQERNLPIRIGVNAGSLEKEFEQKYGVTAKGMVESADYNIKYLEDLGFTDIKVSLKASDVERTVEAYRKLRPMNNYPFHLGVTEAGTVFHATVKSAIGIGSLLLDGIGDTLRVSITGELEEEIKVGKAILKDSGREKNGVNIISCPTCGRLEADLVKAVDEVERLTQDIKKPLNLSVMGCVVNAIGEAKHSDVAIAYGRGKGLVMVRGEVVASLPENQLVDRFLEEVKKF
- a CDS encoding CRISPR-associated endoribonuclease Cas6 (PFAM: CRISPR associated protein Cas6~TIGRFAM: CRISPR-associated endoribonuclease Cas6) codes for the protein MVIYRAETTANLPVFDVISRLFQGFIFKHVAPYEHDGFRHESGKVFKSSVFKIDYPKDSKEIKILFASLIPETEERFIDHIFRHGLELGTIRLKNETVDTRRREWKSDDIIFWGDVLLTLKDEKGKKIFLEPKNEKFQENLKRQSIQKFETLIQKEYLGDWNLEVLKQSENRTKLFYNRKPYFTWSAKYKLSADNEMINLLLNTGFGSQTMKGFGLVKVEKENFWIDFEKARGKDTF
- a CDS encoding hypothetical protein (PFAM: Protein of unknown function DUF88~TIGRFAM: TIGR00288 family protein), encoding MKNVAIFFDIENLVGGYSMSSINELSLKDISKKISADINGGIAVQKAYADWSNQKLNKLRWDISDLGIEPIQMFGFSKGATKNASDIQLVVDVMEILFQKSFITTFVIVSGDGGFSSIAKKLKEYGKSVVGVSFRDASSIIFEKVCDHFIVMDSIEPKKEKEIKSMKGVELEDNLKIQFQQDPRLQTLAKKISQISGTDSEEIEQAKNIIRIFLKFDDSKGINISTFKTALNFGILDFSYHKFGFGKFVDFIRYVVLDTDMKLILKEPSDYRLLKKGFPIVRGFNPVSELTEFPEIDSFETYKSILSSGKPNLRIPESLEILTSIIRKMVERRETYRDIHFEDLLEDMSIFAGNEEDEKDIRKSLYLLINTEILLGDNSDEVLSNQHYYFKCENQNEVIDLLKEQFSHKIKNALNREPNEDVIQEFF
- a CDS encoding uncharacterized protein involved in exopolysaccharide biosynthesis (PFAM: Chain length determinant protein), whose protein sequence is MEHRPRELEEDEIDLRELFSTIWNNKWKIMIFSFLVTSLTLFFMLRTPNSYTSSIVLIPQEQSASIGGIGALAGFAGVDIGGGEISIFSQISTILSDEIFLEKLISENNLLEKIENPQNLVFALGLDFKIENDVSELSQEERIYNAIKSFSGIISVSEDKKSGVITFSGTNRDRFFAKELVDLVLTESTKRLREIDMKDIDSKVQFYEKELQNTDNLELQKSLTKVISSLIEKRVSANANEFYLLKKITDSKIAFIKDKTKPKRGLIIVVAFVVSIILGIFGVFFIQFLKP
- a CDS encoding 4Fe-4S protein (PFAM: 4Fe-4S binding domain); translated protein: MIQIHQSSCTRTLSKFSECSKCVESCPKEAIELQNGIPKISQTKCIECGACIGVCPTDAIELDKFSSIETIFSFLESGENRLDCQKNIPCLASFSSQNLVSLSLLSKKDIELDFSHCQNCEIFSGVQKQIVDSFEETNFLLEAFYTPHRLKAVSGESQKVSQISSEKRALLKGSVFSSRFDEVSNEDSQKIRNREIPKSRKLFLFATRELEKENPNILSSEDLSFLSQKTVSDSCTNCQICYRICPTHALQSDYKNSFIDFSANLCLKCGLCHDVCEVDSIQIRKTFSISDFLNSKTEKIAEFDVGKCRECGNFFTKKDGNELCYRCEIEEREAHELWGF